One window of the Chryseobacterium camelliae genome contains the following:
- a CDS encoding GMC oxidoreductase, with amino-acid sequence MYDIIIIGSGAGGATMAYALADSGKKILIVERGGYVPVEKENWDSTEVFQKNRYTTTDLWLDKHGKEFRPGMHYNVGGNTKFYGAALFRLREDDFKEIRHYGGTSPAWPIGYEDLKDYYLEAEKLFYVHGKRGSDPTEPYDSEPYPYEALPHEPRIQEIFDELKQYGLKPFELPIGVNFTPHAVINAPYTLDRFDGFPDAAERKGDAHLCSLSKALEHPNVELMINTKVLKLVTDEDGKKISEIIVEQDGETKTLKAGYVVLSAGAINSAALLLQSRSEKFPAGLANSSDQVGRNYMFHQNSALVALYTEPNYTKFGKTFGINDFYHAARGYEFPLGHIQMLGKSDEHQIKADSPVPAPGFTFELMAKHAVDFWLTSEDLPDPENRVTVEENGQIRITYTPNNTEGHKLLKDELIKALKASGKFDSFFFKGIYFSKGMDIGSPAHQNGTTKMGTDPENSVVDPYCKAHDLDNLYIVDGGFFVSSGAVNPALTIIAMALRVGQHIKNNVLAS; translated from the coding sequence ATGTATGACATCATCATTATAGGAAGTGGGGCAGGAGGAGCCACCATGGCCTATGCACTTGCAGACAGCGGAAAAAAGATCCTGATTGTAGAACGGGGAGGTTATGTTCCCGTAGAAAAAGAAAACTGGGATTCCACGGAAGTGTTCCAGAAGAACAGGTATACGACTACCGACCTATGGCTGGATAAACATGGAAAAGAATTCAGGCCGGGCATGCATTACAATGTAGGAGGAAATACCAAATTTTACGGTGCGGCCCTGTTCAGGTTAAGAGAGGATGACTTTAAAGAAATCCGGCATTACGGCGGAACTTCACCGGCCTGGCCTATCGGGTATGAAGACCTGAAAGACTATTACTTGGAAGCTGAAAAATTATTTTATGTCCATGGTAAAAGAGGATCAGACCCTACCGAGCCTTACGACTCCGAACCCTATCCTTACGAAGCCCTACCGCATGAACCACGGATCCAGGAAATATTTGATGAGCTAAAGCAGTACGGACTGAAGCCTTTTGAGCTGCCAATCGGAGTTAATTTCACGCCGCATGCTGTTATCAATGCCCCCTATACGTTAGACCGTTTCGACGGATTTCCGGATGCTGCAGAACGCAAAGGGGATGCCCATCTCTGTTCGCTTTCCAAGGCCCTCGAACATCCGAATGTAGAACTGATGATCAATACCAAAGTGTTGAAACTGGTCACTGATGAGGATGGCAAAAAGATTTCCGAAATCATCGTGGAACAGGACGGCGAAACCAAAACCCTGAAAGCCGGTTATGTAGTGCTTTCTGCGGGTGCCATCAATTCTGCCGCTTTGCTTTTACAGAGCCGTAGCGAAAAATTTCCTGCCGGCCTGGCGAATTCTTCCGACCAGGTGGGAAGGAATTATATGTTCCATCAGAATTCCGCGCTGGTCGCCTTATATACCGAGCCAAATTATACCAAATTTGGAAAAACGTTCGGCATCAATGATTTTTACCATGCGGCAAGAGGCTATGAATTCCCATTGGGACACATTCAGATGCTCGGTAAGTCGGATGAGCATCAGATCAAGGCAGACAGCCCAGTTCCGGCACCCGGTTTCACATTCGAGCTGATGGCTAAGCATGCGGTAGATTTCTGGCTCACGTCAGAAGACCTTCCGGATCCTGAAAACAGAGTTACCGTTGAAGAGAACGGGCAGATCAGGATTACCTATACCCCAAACAATACTGAAGGCCATAAACTGCTTAAAGATGAGCTGATCAAAGCCCTGAAAGCTTCCGGGAAATTTGATTCCTTTTTCTTTAAAGGCATCTATTTCAGCAAAGGAATGGACATCGGTTCCCCGGCACACCAGAACGGGACAACGAAAATGGGCACTGATCCGGAGAATTCCGTAGTGGATCCCTATTGTAAAGCCCACGATCTGGATAATCTTTATATTGTGGACGGAGGATTTTTCGTATCCAGCGGAGCTGTGAATCCTGCGCTTACGATTATTGCCATGGCATTGCGAGTAGGGCAGCATATCAAAAATAATGTTTTAGCATCATGA